The following is a genomic window from Roseofilum casamattae BLCC-M143.
CCTTCTATTGATGAAAGTGCAAGACACAAAATAACCTTAAATTGTCACTGAGAAATAAACTATCCCAGTTCTACTTAATTAAAGATGTTTTCCGAGCGATAATCTGCCTCGGGTTCGGTAAAAGGAGTATCTGTATTTCTACCCTTAGCTCTGGCTTTCGCTTTGGAAGCACTCCGTTTGAGGGATTGCAGTCTGGCTTCATAGCGGGTGCGCTGTCTCCGTTTCGGACTTTGTTCGATGAGGATTTTCAAGGCGCTACCCAAACTTTTGTAGGCATTGGGTAGAGTATAGCCAAAGCGGGTGGCCAGTGCGATCGCCTTTTCATCGGCTTCAATGGCCTCTTTCAGGGTTTTTTCCGGGTTATTTTTCTGGTAGAGACGATAGCCAGATATGCCACAGAGAGCCAACGCCAGCAGGAGCAACAATCCATCTTGTACCCACAGCTCGCCAACAGCACCGCCTAAACC
Proteins encoded in this region:
- a CDS encoding DUF3318 domain-containing protein; the protein is MKSYATSSARAEMNELRRLKGLLPPELQSWTIVEVATEVNPPLVRSEEIGNDEVEIQIDLAKWDRLAIDQRNLLFWHEVGRIQNDTIPKDGWEMAALAIGLGGAVGELWVQDGLLLLLALALCGISGYRLYQKNNPEKTLKEAIEADEKAIALATRFGYTLPNAYKSLGSALKILIEQSPKRRQRTRYEARLQSLKRSASKAKARAKGRNTDTPFTEPEADYRSENIFN